In Camelina sativa cultivar DH55 chromosome 17, Cs, whole genome shotgun sequence, the genomic stretch CTCTGTTGGTCCGGTGGTATGCCTTCTTTATCCTGGATCTTGGCCTTGATATTATCAATAGTGTCAGATTGTTCCACCACTAAGTCTATGGTCTTTCCTGTCAAAGTCTTTACAAAAATATGCATGCTTCCACCGTGACGACGAAGGTCCGGTCCATTATTTCGACGGGTCGGGTTTTCGTCAATCTTGAGGTCGATAGTTTTGGAGCTATCGACCTCTAAGTTGATCGTTGTTTTTCCATCCCGAGTATCTTCAGAACACCGCATGACTGTACTATGACGAACGTTAGGTAGAATATTTCGGTGGGTTGGGGTTGCTTCATCGTCGATTTTGAAGTCGATGAGTTTGGAGCTATCGACCTCTAGGTTGATCGTTGTTTTCCCATTGACAGTCTTGATAGAAATCTGCATTTTCGACCACGTACTCCAGAGAATTTGAAAAGTTTTAAGCAATATCGAAATATGAGACCCAAAGCAGATCCAACTCTTATACTCTGAATGTCTTAGGGTTTCTTTCAATAGATCTTGGTGggaatttatttgtttacaatttTCCATATCTTCAATCATTTATTAATCTGACGGCTTTTTGAAAACGTCGTTTTGACTCGGCTGTAATCGACCGTTGTGAAAGAACCAAGTAGTGCGTGACTCTTTGATATTCtttacaaatttagtttttcaataaattgtaaaacaaaaaaaagaaacaggcCGTATTAAAACTTCTATGGGTCAATAAACATCTATTATTGAAGTTCAATTACTGTTAATTCTTAAtcagagtttaaaaaaaaaaaaaaaacttgagttCTCAATCATTCCTAAGTCATCACACATGAACAACAATTTCTTCCATTATcaattacagtttttttttcttttacaatatatatacgcCACCTTATCTTGTTAATAAAAATCTTGCTATAGTTTTTCCAGAATATGTCTATGAGGGTCAAAATAATATTTGCcatataaagaaaatgaaaaaagtgaAATGATTGATTATTACTTATCCACAAGAGTGATCCGCAAGAAAACGCTTCCTTCTAgtggatattaaaaaaaaaaaaaagatacaaaacatCTTGAATTTGTTTGTATGAGgaccaaattttgtttgttcaaGAGGAACTGGAGCTTGCAGAGTATTAATATATCAAGCATCTTTGTCTCATCCGATAGATAATTGCCAAGTTTTTGAAACGTAAGTGCCCGAAAATGGTAAAGAATAATGGTAAAGAATAACGATAATTAGTTGTCTTTCTGGCGAGAAGAAAAGATCATCGACGTCGGTTCTATATGAACATGCAAAGAAAATTCGAGGGAATGAAAATCCTAACCATTATTTTTAACCAGTcgcaaaacaaacaatatatggAAGTGAGTCAGTGACGCATAAACCAGAAAGATCCAACGACTactgattaatttatttaaaaagagagaaattaagcaaaaacaatatacaaaacatcttgaatttattaaaacattgactaccaagaaaatagaaataCGAATATAAAACTCCAAATTAGCCGCCAAGTCTTAGAGACTCACCAAGTGAAGGGTCGAGTGCCTCTGGATGTTATAGTCGGCTATGGTGAGACCATCTTTAAGTTGCCTGCCTGAAAAGATTAGCCTCTGTTGGTCCGTTTGTACGCCTTCTTTATCCTGGATCTTGGCCTTGATATTTCCAATTGTTTCAAAGTGACCCACCTCTAAGCCTAGGATCTTTCCTGTCAAAGTCTTTACAAAAATAGGCATGCCTTCACCATGACGACGAAGGTCCGGTAAATCATGTCGACAGGTCGGGTTTTCGTCAATCTTGAGGTTAATAGTTTTGGAGCTATCGACCTCTAAGTAGATCGTTGTTTTTCCATCCCGAGTTTTTTCAAAACGCTGCACGACTTTGCCATGAAGAACGTTCGGTGGAATATTTTGACGAGTCGGTTCTTCGTCGATGTTGAGGTCGATGGGTTTGGAACTATCGACGTCCTCTAGTTTGATCGTTGTTTTCCCATTGACAGTATTGATAAAGATCTGCATTCTACCACGCACCCTAGTGAATTTGAAAAATGCTAAACAATATCGAAATATGAGACCAAAGCAGATCCAACTCTTATACTCGaatgttttagggtttctttgaATAGATCTGATAGGTCCCAATCAAGAGCTTAAGAACACAAGAGTTTTTAAATGGATAGTTTAGAATTGAGTTTTAGGAGGTTGAGAAGAGATAACACCAATCCTAGAAAGCCAAATCCTCGCAAATACAAccttatcaaataaaaataataaaacgcaaaaaccaaaaccgataACTCCTCTTCTTTCCCGACTTAATCCTCATAGCGGGGATTTGGTCGTCGTACTCGTACAGGCCTGATGGACCGCTCCATCTGTGGCCCATCAAGATCTTCGTGGGAATTTATTTGCTTACAATTTCCTATACTTCTGTCATTTATTAGTCTGACGGCTGTAATCGACCGTTGTGAAGGAACCAAGTAATGCATGACCGGTGACTCTTTGGTTTtcttaatatattgtatattttaaaaaaacttaatttttcaATCTTTCCAAAGTCATCACACATGAACACTCATTTCTTCTATTATCAATTATAGATTTTTCTTTGGCGCATCAACtgcatgtttttttcttttacatgtaTACGCCATCTTATcttgttaataaaaatattgcaatatttttttctcgAATATGTCTATGAGggtcaaaataatattttccatataaatacaattaaagAAATTTGCAATGTTTGATTATTACATCCACTAGAGTGATCCGCAAGAAAACGCTTCCTCCTAGTTCTGTACGTAACTTTCTTCCACGTCGCACATGATGTGTCATTTTTTTCAGTTATATATATGCTAAACTTTCAGCAAGACGTgattatagatttttaaaacaccATGATGAAGTAAATtcaatatattattatgatttccACAACAATTTGAAATGAATATATTGACTAGTCggtcttttataaaaaaaaggagcaGGTAGAAATAGATGGATTATATAAATCGTGAGGCTGGCTTCGTCAACTTTCACACCTTCACTAATAAACCACATTTCGAAATCGAAAATTCAAAGTGTAAAACAATTTGACtacatgaattaaaaaaacctAACCAAATTTCCACAGGGATTACCTAttatctacaaacaaaacagagcatttatatataaacaacacatATCATTTACTATAACACCAAGAACACAACATTTCAACATGGAAAACTCTAGATTAGCTTCGGTCTTCTTATTCGTTTACGCGATAATCCTATCGATCGGATCGATCATCTGCAAAGACAGCAACAATCTAGTAACGAACCAAGCCGCGTTGTTCGTGTTTGGAGATTCTCTGTTCGATGCCGGAAATAATAACTACATCGATACTTTCTCAAGATTCCGGGCTAATCTCTGGCCGTACGGCTTAACAACGTTCAAATCTCCCACCGGAAGAATCTCCGATGGACGTTTGATTCCTGATTTTCTCGGTAACAATTATAAAGTGTTCGATTCTATAATACTCTGTCTTCTCATTAGTTACTAAGTTTTTTCTACTTACGTGGCAGCGGAGTACGCTTGGTTACCGTTGATCCCGCCAAATCTACAACCAAGTAACGGTAATAACCAATTTACCTATGGGGTAAATTTTGCTTCAGGTGGTGCCGGAGCTTTGGTCGGAACCTTTCCCGGAATGGTATACTAATACTATATTTAATCAGTTAGCACAATTTATTACATCTATATAAAACGgtgaaattttttctttcttaataatTTGTTACAATGTTCAAGGTAATAAATTTGGAGACACAGTTAAATAACTTCAAGAACGTTGAGAAGAGGTTGAGATCTGAGCTAGGAGATTCAGAGGCTAAGAAGATTTTCTCAAGAGCTGTTTATCTATTTCATATTGGAGCCAACGACTATATTTATCCGTCCCTTTTTGCAAATTTTTCAACTTCCCAATCCAATTCCAAAGAGAATTACTCAGATTTAGTTATTGGTAATATAACTATTGCAATCAAGGTAAATAAAAGTATATCAAATTAAtctcaaaataatttttttttttggttgaaatgaGAGAACGTGTTTCTGTGTCCTTAGGAAGTCTATAAAATTGGAGGAAGAAAGTTTGGATTCTTGAATTTGGGAGCGTATGATTGTGCACCAGCCTCATTGATTATAAACAGAACAAATATAGTATCTTGTTTCAAGCCGCTCACCGAGCTGATCAATTTGCATAACAAGAAGCTTCCTAATGTTTTAAGGCAGTTGGAGCGTGAACTATCCGGATTCAAGTA encodes the following:
- the LOC104758744 gene encoding GDSL esterase/lipase 1-like isoform X2 gives rise to the protein MENSRLASVFLFVYAIILSIGSIICKDSNNLVTNQAALFVFGDSLFDAGNNNYIDTFSRFRANLWPYGLTTFKSPTGRISDGRLIPDFLAEYAWLPLIPPNLQPSNGNNQFTYGVNFASGGAGALVGTFPGMVINLETQLNNFKNVEKRLRSELGDSEAKKIFSRAVYLFHIGANDYIYPSLFANFSTSQSNSKENYSDLVIGNITIAIKEVYKIGGRKFGFLNLGAYDCAPASLIINRTNIVSCFKPLTELINLHNKKLPNVLRQLERELSGFKYALHDYHTSLSERINNPSKYGFKEGKKACCGTGPLRGINTCGGRVLGPAQGYELCENVTDYLFFDSFHLTEKAHRQIAELIWSGPSNVTRPHNLETLFGLK
- the LOC104758744 gene encoding GDSL esterase/lipase 3-like isoform X1 encodes the protein MENSRLASVFLFVYAIILSIGSIICKDSNNLVTNQAALFVFGDSLFDAGNNNYIDTFSRFRANLWPYGLTTFKSPTGRISDGRLIPDFLVFSTYVAAEYAWLPLIPPNLQPSNGNNQFTYGVNFASGGAGALVGTFPGMVINLETQLNNFKNVEKRLRSELGDSEAKKIFSRAVYLFHIGANDYIYPSLFANFSTSQSNSKENYSDLVIGNITIAIKEVYKIGGRKFGFLNLGAYDCAPASLIINRTNIVSCFKPLTELINLHNKKLPNVLRQLERELSGFKYALHDYHTSLSERINNPSKYGFKEGKKACCGTGPLRGINTCGGRVLGPAQGYELCENVTDYLFFDSFHLTEKAHRQIAELIWSGPSNVTRPHNLETLFGLK